The window GCTTCCGTCAACGCCAAGGTCTGGGCGAACACGTCCGTCGAGCGCATGAAGGCCCGAGCGGACCGGGGGCAGGGCGCGGTGGAGTACCTGGGCATCATCGTGGTGGTCGTGGCGATCATCGGAGTGCTCATGACGACGAACTTCGGGAACGCGATCGCCACCGCCATCAGCACGCAGATCGGCAAGATCACGGGCGGCTGATCACCGGCAGAGCGCGCGAGGCAGGGCAGGCCTTCCCCATCTATGTTGCGGTGGTGGCGGGCCTGCTCTTCCTTGCGTTCGCCTACTTCGCCGTCGGACAGGCCTCGATGAAGAAGAACGAGGCTCAGACGGCGGCCGACGCGGCTGCGCTCGCTGCCGCGCAGGATGCGCGCGACGAGTGGAGCTGGCCCGGGGTGTTCGACCTCGACGAGTGGCGTGACCTGCTGAACGGACGGTCCGCCGGCTCCGGTTCCTGCGCCGCCGCGGCTCGCCTGGCGTCGGAGAACGATGCCACGAAGACGTCCTGCTATCAGGACTATTCCCCAGAGGTGTCATACACGGTCACAGTGGAGACCAACAAGACGGTCGGCAGCTCGGTGATCGCCAGTACCGAGTCGAAGAAGGCCACGGCAACTGCGAGGGCCGTCATCGAGCCGCGTTGCCGGGTTGAAGAGGATCTGCGTGCCACGCCGAGCCCGCGTCCCCCTGACGAGGACGACGACACGGACGAGCCGGATGACCGGAAGTCGTACAAAGTCGTCTGTGATGACGAAGACTTCGGTATCGATCCCGAGCACCTCGACCTGCTGCCGGACCTGGCAGACCTGTTCTCCGTCCATCTGGCCGACAAGTAAGTGAACGTCACCGAGAGGATCACGCCGATGCGTGCAGCCATGACCCGGATTCGCTTCAAGGGGGCCGGCCTCACAGCCGCCGCCGTAGCCATGGCTGTCGTCCTGACGGCTTGTGGGGGCGATGGAGGCACCGACAAGCCCGAGAGCAAGCCCCGGGAGGCCGCCACCTCAAGTGGGAAGAGCCCATCCTCAGCACCTGCGGAGGAGGACGAGACCCAGGTGCTGGCCACGATCACGGGCAAAGACGGAGTGGAAGTCGTCGTCAACACGGTCAAGCGGGAGACCGGA is drawn from Streptomyces sp. NBC_00178 and contains these coding sequences:
- a CDS encoding pilus assembly protein TadG-related protein, whose amino-acid sequence is MTGRAREAGQAFPIYVAVVAGLLFLAFAYFAVGQASMKKNEAQTAADAAALAAAQDARDEWSWPGVFDLDEWRDLLNGRSAGSGSCAAAARLASENDATKTSCYQDYSPEVSYTVTVETNKTVGSSVIASTESKKATATARAVIEPRCRVEEDLRATPSPRPPDEDDDTDEPDDRKSYKVVCDDEDFGIDPEHLDLLPDLADLFSVHLADK